From Providencia sp. R33, a single genomic window includes:
- a CDS encoding DUF2787 family protein, with the protein MTIHQSGLRLPIAQVFSQLLLHELNNSVINSAIDLTTVRAVTLNFRDPLYSAETGGFHPVEIRLLRLHEQWQFDYVTDFSYMGSYYPELEKELDICWSQGYIYHFLMGDIDEEEGGALFELWQRNFIQYHKMKCYEVSIQWETH; encoded by the coding sequence ATGACTATTCATCAGTCAGGGCTACGCTTGCCTATCGCACAAGTATTTAGCCAATTGTTATTACATGAACTGAATAATTCAGTGATTAACTCAGCGATTGATTTAACCACTGTTAGGGCGGTTACCTTAAATTTTCGAGACCCATTGTATAGTGCTGAAACAGGAGGTTTCCATCCTGTCGAAATACGTTTGTTACGGCTGCATGAGCAATGGCAGTTTGATTATGTGACAGATTTTTCATACATGGGAAGCTATTATCCTGAGCTTGAAAAGGAACTCGATATTTGTTGGTCGCAGGGTTATATCTATCATTTTTTGATGGGGGATATTGATGAAGAAGAGGGCGGAGCACTGTTTGAATTGTGGCAACGCAATTTTATTCAATACCACAAAATGAAATGTTATGAAGTCAGTATTCAGTGGGAAACCCACTAA
- a CDS encoding helix-turn-helix domain-containing protein — protein MSNPVASQKKSRKGSTADWHRADIVAALHKKGVTLAQLSREHGLSARTLNNALERAYPRAEQIIADVIGTAPETIWPSRYINKPSSNNHRRLLK, from the coding sequence ATGTCTAACCCTGTAGCATCTCAAAAAAAGTCCCGAAAAGGAAGCACTGCGGATTGGCACCGCGCGGATATTGTGGCGGCTTTGCATAAAAAAGGGGTCACACTAGCACAATTATCTCGTGAGCATGGTCTTTCTGCTCGGACGTTAAATAATGCGCTAGAGCGAGCTTACCCAAGAGCTGAACAGATTATTGCGGATGTGATTGGCACGGCTCCTGAAACAATATGGCCGAGTCGTTACATCAATAAGCCATCCTCTAATAATCATAGAAGGTTATTGAAATAG
- a CDS encoding AlpA family phage regulatory protein, which translates to MSKMIKICSMAEVMLILDVRSRNSVYNLERKAGFPPRIRIGIRRIGYDLNAVQEWLNTRTVK; encoded by the coding sequence ATGAGTAAGATGATAAAAATTTGTAGCATGGCAGAAGTGATGTTAATCCTTGATGTCCGTTCTCGGAACTCAGTATACAATCTTGAGCGTAAAGCTGGTTTTCCTCCTCGAATTCGCATCGGGATCAGGCGTATTGGCTATGATCTAAATGCTGTTCAAGAATGGCTTAATACTCGCACTGTAAAATAA